TGGTTTGTCTTCAGGCTTACAGTCATGGTCTAGTGGATGTCGGTGTTTAAGACAATAATTAATGTGGCACTGGTCACATGTCACTCGGATCATTTCTTTCTGCTTGCAGCCTCCTTTCGAGCATTTGTTTGTAAATATCTACAATAAAAAAAGGTTGGTTAGCTTAGATTAGGCATAGCTACTTCACTTTAACCATGGGCAGTTTGTGTAAATGGTCCTGTAGAGAAACCTATCAACCATACCTTTCTCTTGTTCTGAGCAGGGTCCGACTGGCAATCGCGATCGATGTGCTCCCCAACCTTGATGTCTGGCATTTCCCCTCTCTTGATGGGGATCGGGGTGTTGCACAGAGGACACACGGGGACCTGGATATCCTGGGGACAGAATCAAGCAGAGAGCCATATTAAAGCTCTTTTTGGATcaatagataacatacagacaacTAATAAGGTTGAACAGCATACATTCATTTCTACATACTAACTGCACTTTACAGGAACTTTGCTTTAATTATAACATACAATGCTGCTAATTTATTTAAAATGTACCTTCTTGTAGGATGACATGCATTTGTGATTTGCATAGGTTATGTGGTCTTTACAAAAAATCTCTTCACAGGCATCACATCTCAATGGTAGGAAATCTGTCAGATATAAGAAATATGTCAAGGTGTTTATTCCATATGAATTTAGATAAATGAAATTCTCACTATCACTCTTCAATCATGATAATGGGTAGTGCAGCCCATGACAATTGGTTATGCAGGACTGGACTTAAACCACAACTATTGACACATAGCAAAGCCAATCTAGAAAGGACAGGAAGGGAACACAAACAGGCTCTGTATTGGCAGGGTCCCAGAGGCACTGAGGTAGTAAATGGAGATAGCATTTTATaacaaaccactcacccagatgCTTGCAGGAGTTTTCAGAGCAATGCTCTCCTAGATCTGGAAACTCCATGGCACTATGGTGATTACAACCTTCAATTGAAAGATACATAGATAAGCTAAGATCATCCATAAACAATGTTTGTTTACCTGTGACAAGTTATCTAAATAAACTAACTTAGTATGCGTCACTTCGTTTTTTAAGAACAGTAGATTCAGCATATCAATTTTAGGCTATTTAAAAAGTCCCTTTGTTTACGTGCTTCCCTTTCAACTAACGTTAGTTACACTTATGTAACAGGCTTATTATGGACATGTACAGTCATTGGAAGAAAGTCCACTGACGggtagttagctaacgttagctaaccatCTAGATGTAGGTAGCTAGGACTTCCTATGATAACGAATGCTGAATCATGCCATCGCTTCTTGCTACCTACAATTTGCCATTTTGACTAATATTAGCTAACCAGCTAAATTATTATGGGGTATCTAGCTGCAGTCTCCCCCTCTACTAGccgccagctagctagctagctagtagctaggcCAGCTCCTCCCTGTCCAATCGCTCGAGGACATAAATGCAATTACCTAGCAGACCATTGTTAGTATTGTCTGTGTTTAAGCTACCTAACGTTAACTAGTGAGTTATTTATGGAATACCATTGATGAGCATGTTCCTGGTTTACAGGCCAACAACAACTAAATTAAGCTAGCTTGCTTGCTGATAAGCTAACGTTGTTAGCTAACATCCTAGACAACTACTGTAACGTTAACATTAAGTCGTTACTGATAGTTAACTAACGTTTAAGTTACTCATTTAACTTTACTTTAATTCGAAACGGATAATATTTAGCAAAAATATGTTTGGGACAATTGTTTACCATCACgaacgttagctagatagctagttagctaacactTAAGAGAATATGGATTGGAGACACCCTTCCTGCCTTGACGTTGCCTTGGTTTGGTTGGctgactagctagctagatacGATAACTAACGGCAAACCATAGTACATTGAAAAATACATGCAACAATAGGCGACTCCTCTCACTTACCCAGAGACTTGGTTCAACCAGACAGCTCTATTTGATTATTCTTCCCCCTCTTGCTTTGAAATTAACGTTAAACTTCGAGGAAGCGAGTGGCTAGCAAGCTCTCTTGACAGCCAGCTACATCGAAGCGTCACTGACGCTGTTGTTTTACGCCCCTCCTCACCGTTGTACTAGCTAGAGAGTTCCAGAATGTACCACACGAGGCAGGGATGGAGCGTTGTTTTGATCAATCACAGTGACACAGCGTTGTTGAGAACTGTCCTTGGTGCTGGTTTTTACGAAACGTCTAACTGAGACGTGTTTGGGTTGTCTCAAACCAGCACCACGGACAGCTCTCAATAATCCCGTGTCACTGTGACTAAATATGAAGGTG
The sequence above is a segment of the Oncorhynchus gorbuscha isolate QuinsamMale2020 ecotype Even-year linkage group LG16, OgorEven_v1.0, whole genome shotgun sequence genome. Coding sequences within it:
- the LOC123999983 gene encoding AN1-type zinc finger protein 2B-like isoform X3, yielding MEFPDLGEHCSENSCKHLDFLPLRCDACEEIFCKDHITYANHKCMSSYKKDIQVPVCPLCNTPIPIKRGEMPDIKVGEHIDRDCQSDPAQNKRKIFTNKCSKGGCKQKEMIRVTCDQCHINYCLKHRHPLDHDCKPEDKPVSKSG